GCCCATCCGCGACAACCCTATACTCGGCACCTACTGTTGCCGGGACCGTACTTGCATCCAAACTGAAGGTTTGCCCAGTGCCTACTTGAGTATAGCAAGACCCTGTATTGGGACAATCCTCGTTGATATCCGGTGAACATGATCCTCCCAAAATCTGCCAGGAGACTGAGGAATATGATCCACCTGACAAACTAATAATTCTATCATCGCTGTTCCCACATAGGTTAAATCTGGCTACTGTAAAACCATTGGTACTACAACCCACCTCCTCGTCCGCACCTTGTATGATGGTCGTGAACATAGGTGCCATGGCCGTCGAGCCTTGGGAATTAAAACTGTTAGATACTGAAATCTCGGATTCCGAAATAGATTTTACCTTTTTCTTGGAAACCGTTTTTTCAACTACCCTTTCCACTGCAAGGGTTACCTCACTAAAAATCTTGGTAATGCTAGAATCCGCAAGTGCCGTAGAGCCAACCACTGAAAAAAGAATCAGCAGGAGTACATACAGCGATTTACGCTGTTGTGATGGGTGCATAGGTTAAGTAGTGTTTGGTAAGAAGGACATTGATTGGGATTCAATATCGTTCCTTGGTGTAATTATTTTTGCTTATATTCTCCGCTTTATTTAAAAAAATATATCTTCACTCATTAATATTCTTCTAACGTTCCAACATGAAAAAAAGTGTATTATTCTTTTGTTTTTTCGTTGTATTGCTCAATTTTTCTTGCGCACAAAACCCTGAAAATAAGGTTTCTACACCAGAGAAGGTCCCTTTCGATGCCGAGCTGTTCGTCGATGACCTACAGATTCCATGGGGCTTTACCTTTCTTCCGGATGGCAGTATGCTGATTACCGAAAAAAATGGTGATTTAATCCATTTTTTTAACGGGAAAAAGACAAAAATTGCTAATGCTCCTAAAATTTACCAACGTGGACAAGGTGGTTTATTGGATATTGAACTGCACCCGGAGTATCAAAAAAACGGTTGGATCTATATGTCATATGCCTCTCCTGATGGGGATAGTAAAGGGGGAAATACGGCCATCATGAGAGCCAAGTTGGAGGGTAATAAACTAGTTCAAAACGAAGTATTGTACAAGGCAGTTCCCAATACCACCAAAGGACAACATTTTGGTTCCCGTATCGTATTTGATAAAAACGGATACCTATTTTTTTCCATAGGAGAACGTGGCGAAAGGGACATAAACCCTCAGGATATTACCAGGGATGGAGGAAAAATTTATAGGCTAAACGATGATGGCAGCATACCTAAAGACAATCCTTTTGTGGGCAAAAACGGTGCAAAAACCGCCATTTATAGTTACGGACATAGAAACCCGCAAGGTTTGGCCGTACATCCCGATACCGGCAAAATATGGGACAATGAGCACGGTCCAAGAGGTGGAGATGAGATCAATATCATTAAAAAAGGAGCTAATTATGGGTGGCCTGTTATAACCTATGGCATCAACTATAGTGGCACACCTATTACCGATAAAACCAAAATGGAGGGCATGGAACAGCCCATTCATTATTGGGTTCCATCCATTGCACCCAGTGGAATGGTCTTTGTTACCACGGACAAATACAAAGGATGGAAGGGAAGTATTTTGGTAGGTTCTTTGGCATTTCAGTATCTGGAAAGATTGGAACTCAACGGAACCAAGGTTACTAAAAGGGAAAAATTATTGGATGGAAAGGGTCGCGTACGTTCCATTGAACAAGGACCGGATGGACTTATCTATGTGGGTGTAGAGGGAAAAGGTATTTATAAACTGAACCCCAAAATTTAAACATATTTGTGTAGGCTAAATCCCTGCTTCCAACGCTTTTTTCACGGATCCATGTTTTTTTAGCAATTCCTCAGCTTGGTCATAACTTACACCAAGACCTTCCACAATGTATCTGGTGCCTCGGTCCACAAGTTTGTGGTTGGTTAGCTGCATATTAACCATTTTGTTGCCCTTTACCCTACCTATTTTGATCATTAGGGCCGTGGATATCATATTCAACACCAATTTTTGTGAGGTACCACTTTTCATACGGGTACTTCCGGTAACGAATTCCGGTCCTACGTTTACCGCAATAGGTATGTCTGAAACCTTGGTAATGGGCGAACCCGGATTGTTAGTGATACAAGCCGTAAGAATATTATTTTTTTGTGCCGATTCAAGACCACCGATAACGTAAGGTGTCGTGCCCGAAGCAGCGATGCCTACTACAACATCATTTTCATTAATTGCATGTTCCTTTAGGTCCAAC
This window of the Maribacter cobaltidurans genome carries:
- the murQ gene encoding N-acetylmuramic acid 6-phosphate etherase yields the protein MDYKKITETPSNHDNLEQLDTVSILHKMNEEDRKIADAVALEIPQITQLVDALAERFQKGGRLFYIGAGTSGRLGILDASEIPPTFGMPHERVVGLIAGGDKAIRKAVENAEDDTQQAWLDLKEHAINENDVVVGIAASGTTPYVIGGLESAQKNNILTACITNNPGSPITKVSDIPIAVNVGPEFVTGSTRMKSGTSQKLVLNMISTALMIKIGRVKGNKMVNMQLTNHKLVDRGTRYIVEGLGVSYDQAEELLKKHGSVKKALEAGI
- a CDS encoding PQQ-dependent sugar dehydrogenase, with the translated sequence MKKSVLFFCFFVVLLNFSCAQNPENKVSTPEKVPFDAELFVDDLQIPWGFTFLPDGSMLITEKNGDLIHFFNGKKTKIANAPKIYQRGQGGLLDIELHPEYQKNGWIYMSYASPDGDSKGGNTAIMRAKLEGNKLVQNEVLYKAVPNTTKGQHFGSRIVFDKNGYLFFSIGERGERDINPQDITRDGGKIYRLNDDGSIPKDNPFVGKNGAKTAIYSYGHRNPQGLAVHPDTGKIWDNEHGPRGGDEINIIKKGANYGWPVITYGINYSGTPITDKTKMEGMEQPIHYWVPSIAPSGMVFVTTDKYKGWKGSILVGSLAFQYLERLELNGTKVTKREKLLDGKGRVRSIEQGPDGLIYVGVEGKGIYKLNPKI